In one window of Harpia harpyja isolate bHarHar1 chromosome 11, bHarHar1 primary haplotype, whole genome shotgun sequence DNA:
- the TMEM161A gene encoding transmembrane protein 161A: MAVMGVQVVVSLLAASVMQKMAPHCSFARWLLCNGSLHRYKHPSDEELCALAGKQRPKGKRDRRMNGMTDDKPLSVPRDIDLRLDTSPITAVDALVLRYFLEYQWFVDFAVYSTAVYLFTEGYYCLADPQKETNIGVLWCLLTVIFSVKVFFMVMRHYFCSEEGGERSVCLTFAFFFLLLAMVALVIREDYLEFGLEPGLANVSSNLESILKQRGWEWTLPLAKLAFKLGLVALCSFLGACLTFPGLRLAQTHLDALRMAADKPLTQVLLHVSFLAPVLVVVMWIKPISREFLLHAPMGKQTVQIMSDSAYNTARLWTIVGLCLLRLAVTRHHLQAYLGLAERWVEQMRKEAGRIAVLEIQRKITRIYCYVSVVSLQYLGPIILTLHCTLLLKTLGHHSWGLYPEPPSLPLAATAASPHPGGKDREDVRAAVEQITGVLGGIFTPLFFRGLFAFLTWWVAACQVVTSLFGLYFHQYLAAS, encoded by the exons ATG GCGGTGATGGGGGTGCAGGTGGTGGTGAGCCTTCTGGCAGCCAGCGTCATGCAGAAGATGGCCCCGCATTGCTCCTTCGCTCGCTGGCTGCTCTGCAATGGCAG CCTGCACCGCTACAAGCATCCCTCGGATGAGGAGCTCTGCGCCCTGGCAGGCAAGCAGCGTCCCAAGGGCAAGCGGGACAG GAGGATGAACGGCATGACGGATGACAAGCCCCTCTCTGTGCCCCGGGACATCGACCTCCGCCTGGACACCAGCCCCATCACCGCTGTGGATGCTCTCG TGCTGCGCTATTTCCTGGAGTACCAGTGGTTCGTGGATTTTGCCGTCTACTCCACTGCCGTGTACCTCTTCACCGAGGGCTACTACTGCCTGGCGGACCCCCAGAAGGAGACGAACATCGGGGTGCTCTGGTGCCTGCTGACGGTCATCTTCTCCGT CAAGGTCTTCTTCATGGTGATGCGCCATTACTTCTGCTCAGAGGAGGGGGGTGAGCGCTCTGTCTGCCTCACCTTtgccttcttcttcctcctcctcgccaTGGTGGCCCTGGTCATCCGTGAGGACTACCTGGAGTTCGGCCTCGAGCCCG GGCTGGCCAATGTCAGCAGCAACCTGGAGAGCATCCTGAAGCAGCGGGGCTGGGAGTGGAC GTTGCCCCTCGCCAAGCTGGCCTTCAAGCTGGGGCTGGTGGCCCTGTGCTCCTTCTTGGGTGCCTGCCTGACCTTCCCGGGGCTACGCCTGGCCCAGACGCACCTCGACGCTCTCCGGATGGCGGCCGACAAGCCCCTGACCCA GGTCCTGCTCCACGTGAGTTTCCTGGCGCCTGTCCTCGTGGTGGTGATGTGGATCAAGCCCATCTCGCGGGAATTCCTGCTCCACGCGCCCATGGGCAAGCAGACGGTGCAGAT CATGTCGGACTCTGCCTATAACACCGCGCGCCTCTGGACCATCGTCGGCCTCTGCCTGTTGCGCCTGGCCGTCACCCGCCATCACCTCCAGGCGTACCTGGGCCTGGCCGAGCGCTGGGTGGAGCAGATGAGGAAGGAAGCCGGGCGCATCGCCGTCCTGGAGATCCAGCGCAAG ATCACGAGGATTTACTGCTACGTCTCCGTGGTCAGCCTGCAGTACCTGGGACCCATCATCCTCACCCTCCACTGCACCCTGCTCCTCAAGACGCTGG GGCACCACTCGTGGGGGCTGTACCCGgagcccccttccctccctctggcAGCAACCGCAGCATCGCCGCATCCCGGCGGCAAGGACAGGGAGGACGTGCGTGCCGCGGTGGAGCAGATCACGGGTGTTTTGGGTGGCATCTTCACCCCCCTCTTCTTCCGCGGACTCTTCGCCTTCCTCACCTGGTGGGTGGCCGCCTGCCAGGTCGTCACCAGCCTCTTCGGCCTCTACTTCCACCAGTACCTGGCAGCCTCCTGA